DNA from bacterium:
TCTGGTGCCTGGCGATCATGAGATCGTCGATCTGCTCGATCCCGCCGACACCAGGACGATCACGATCACGCCCGGGTTCGAGATCTCGAACTTGAGTCTGGCGGGCCACGAGGTGAGGGCCTACGAGTTCGAGATCGTCACCGGCGCGGACCCGGGACTGGGCGACCTCCCGGAGACCGGTCTCCGACTCGATCAGAATCATCCCAACCCTTTCAATCCCTCGACGACCATCCGTTACGCGCTGCCGGCCCGATCCCACATCCGGATCGGCGTCTACGACGTCACGGGGCGTGAAGTGGCCGTACTCCAGGACGGCGTGCAGGGAGAGGGGGGGCAGGAGGTGCACTGGGACGGCGCGGATCGCAAGGGACAGGCGCTGGGTGCGGGGATGTACTTCGTGCGGTTGGAGGCCGGCGATGAAATCAGGTTCACCAAGATGATGATGGTTAGGTAAGGGCCGGGGGCAGGGCTCCCGGGAGCTGCGCCTTCTGTTCATGCATCAGCCCTGCGATCCAAGGATTTACGTTGTCAACCAATTCCGCCCGACGTCTCAGAATCTGAGAGTTGAGAGAATGGGCTGGTAAATCACCCGGGCTGGCTGATTCAGGTCATCGTCATCACCTATAGAGCATCTTGACTCGGCCCCAGCTCGAATCCTCGGCCGGAATCGGCCAGCCGACGATCAGATCATCGATCCCGTAGCCACCCTGGCCGGCGGCTTCTTCTCCGGTCAACACGACGTACTTGATTGCATCCGCGAGAACCTCCCATCTCAGGGCCAACCCCGAAGCACCCTGTTCGCCTGGTCTGGAATGCTGAGCGAGTTGGTTCCCGAGGACATCGTATGCAGTCAATTCAGCATGAGCGCCCGGTCCCGCTCCGTTTTCCAGCAGATCCACGGTCGTCAACCCGAATCCCCTGGTCTGCACGTCGAATGTGAAAGTGATGGGCTGGGCCGCGACGAAGAGTCCGGTGTGTTCCAGGGCGTTGACAGTGGAAATAAAGCGGTCGAAAGAAACCTGGCTCGGATCCAGCGGAGTATTGTACATGGTGTGTCCGGAGAATGCCACCCAATCCGATGATCCGTACGTCCTCAGTGTGAGTGGATTGCTGCTGGAATTGCTGATCGTCACCGTGACCCCGGCGATGATGCACGTACTGACCGGCGTCCCATCCGGATCAGACATGTCATCGAATCCATAGATCTCGGCGTTCGCCGACCCCATTCCCGCCAGCACAATCATGATGAGAACAAAAACAAACGACGCCATGATCCCTCCAGCCCTCAGGTCACCCTGCAGATCGGCCTGATCGAGTCGAACTGACACCCGCATTGCGGATTGCAAACGCCGGTCCAAGAGTGCGGCAGGAATCCGGTCATAAAGTGCGGCACCCGCGACAGTAGTAGTCCCTTCACGGGAGGGGCGTCAACACCTTCCTGTGCCTGCCGGTTAATCCATCCGAACCGAAATCTAGGGAGTTACAGGACCAGGCCGATACCCGGCCAACATGCTCAAATACATTGCGACATGCCTGTTAAATATTCCGTGGGAAAACGTCCGGCTCCCCGCGCAGGGCGCACATGGATTATCAATACGGAATGCGGGGAAATCACAGTTGAAAGAGACAGTATGAATAAAATATTATATGCATATCACATTAAGATCATCCTGAACGAAGAGGTGATATTACAACTGGGCGGCATTAAGGTCTATCTGGATAAAAAGAGAGAGAATACTCTATGGAGTGTAAGGGATGTGAGTATGACAAAGACTGCGTAGCTGTTATCGATAAGGAGGCAAGCGTAGTAATATCGCTTCATGCAGATATGTATGAACGCATAGAAGAAGTGGGCGTTGTGGTAAAAGATATAGTAAAGTGCAAATTCGGTGTGTATCGCATTGGACCATTGTATAGTCGAATGCAATGATGGGAGTGTGAGTCGTGTAACGTGACGGCACGACGGCGGCTCCCATCTGCCGGCAGGAGCCGCCGTCATCGTCCGGATCAGCCGGATCCTACCGGACCAGCACCATCCGCTGGATCGCCGTCCTGTCGCCCGACGTCAACCGCGCGAAGTACACACCCGAAGGCTGGCGCACCGGCCGCCATGTGACCTCGTGCCGGCCCGCCGGCATCTCACGGTCCAACAGGGCGCCCAGGCTGTGGCCCGCGGCGTCGAAGATCTCGAGCCTGGCGCGGCCGTCCCGCTCCAGGGAGAAGGCGATGACCGTTGACGGGTTGAACGGGTTGGGAACGTTGTGTTCGAAGGCGAAGACCCGCGACGCAACGTCCGTGGCCGAACTGACGACGATCAGGTCCAGCTGCATCGAGGTGTCCGTGCCGCAGCCGTTGGTCGCCGTCAGGGAGACGGTGTAGGTGCCGTCGGCGGCATACACGTGGGTCGGGTTCTGGACCGCGTCCGTCGCCGCATCGCCGAAGTCCCACAGCCAGGACGTGGGCGCACCGACGGACAGATTGGTGAAGTCCACGCTCAGCGGCGGGGCGCCGGTGGTCAGCGAGGCCGAGAAGGCCGCCGTCACCGGATCCTCCGCGGTCACGTAGGCCGCGAGGGACAGTGTGTCGGCGCCCGAGGGACCGGTGGCGATCAGCGTGACGTCGTAGACGCCCGCGTTCTGGAACACGTGGGTCGGGTGCTGCCCGGCGTCGCTGCCGCCGTCGCCGAAGTCCCAGGCCCAGGCCGTCACGGCGCCGGCGCTCGCATCGGTGAACGTCACGCCCAGGGGGGCGCAACCCGACAGGGGGTCGCCGGCGAAGTCCGCGACCGGAGCCGGCGGGTCGGTGACCGCGATCTGGGCCGGGAGGACGAACGTGTCCGGACCGCAGCCGTTCGCCGCCGTCAGCGAGATGGTATACGTGCCCGCGAGTGTGTACGTGTGGCTGGGGTTCTGGATCGTTCCGGCGGGCGAAGCGTCGCCGAAGTCCCACGACCACGACGTGGGAATGCCGACCGAGAGATCGGTGAAGTCGACGGTCAGGGGCGCCGTGCCGGACAGGATGCTGGCCGACGCGTCGGCCGTGACGGGGCCCTCGACGGTGACGTAGCCCGCCAGCAGGAGGGTGTCGGCGCCAGCCGGTCCCGTGACGATCAGGGTCACGTCGTACACGCCCGGCGCCGCGTACGTGTGCAGCGGATGCTGGGCCGTCGACTGGTTGCCGTCGCCGAAATCCCACTGCCACGAGGCGATGTCGCCGGTGGAGGCGTCGGTGAAGGTCACGTCGCCAGGGGCGCATAGCATCAGGGGGTCTCCGCTGAAGGCCGCGACCGGTGCGGTGGCGATCGTGACGACGATCATGTCGGCCACGATCATCGTGTCCGGTCCACAGGACCCCGTCGCGACCAGTGTGACGGCGAACGTGCCGCCGGTGGCGTAGGTGTGCTGCGGGCTCTGCAGGGTCGACGTGCCGCCGTCGCCGAAGGTCCAGGACCAGGACGTCGGTCCGCCCGCGGACAGGTCGGTGAAATCGACGGCGAGGGGCGCGAAGCCCGCGGTGACCGACGCCGTGAAGTCGGCCGCGACCAGCGGTGCGACGTCGATCAGGTTCGTCGCCGTCGCCGTGTCGCTGCCCCCGGGACCGATGACCGTCAGCGAGACGGTGAAGGTGCCCGCGGCCGCATAGGTGTGTATCGGGTTTGGCTGTGTCGAGGTGCCGCCGTCGCCGAAGTCCCAGTCCCAGGACGTGACGTCGCCGGTGGATTGGTCGGTGAACGAGACGTCGCCGCCGGCGCAGATCGCGGTCTGATCCTGGGTGAAGGCCGCGGTCGGCGGCGCGGCGTTGACAGTGATGTAGCCCGTCTTCGTGACCGGGTCGGAGCCGCAGGGATTGGTGGCGGTCAGCGTGACGTCGTAGACGCCGGGAGCCGTGTAGGTGTGTGACGGGCTCTGCAGGGTCGACGTGCCGCCGTCGCCGAAGGTCCAGGACCAGGACGTCGGTCCGCCCGCGGACAGGTCGGTGAAATCGACGGCGAGGGGCGCGAAGCCCGCGGTGACCGACGCCGTGAAGTCGGCCGCGGGGGCCGGGTCGACGGTCACGTAGTTGGTGCGGGTGAAGCCGTCCGAGCCGCCGGGACCGGTGGCTGTCAGGGTCACCGAGTAGGTGCCGGCGACCGTGTAGACGTGGGGCGGGTTCTGCTGAGTCGAGACACCGCCGTCGCCGAAGTTCCAGCTCCAGGAGGTCACGTCGCCGGTGGACTGGTCGGTGAAATCGACCGTCAGG
Protein-coding regions in this window:
- a CDS encoding PKD domain-containing protein, whose product is MFQNAGVYDVTLIATGPSGADTLSLAAYVTAEDPVTAAFSASLTTGAPPLSVDFTNLSVGAPTSWLWDFGDAATDAVQNPTHVYAADGTYTVSLTATNGCGTDTSMQLDLIVVSSATDVASRVFAFEHNVPNPFNPSTVIAFSLERDGRARLEIFDAAGHSLGALLDREMPAGRHEVTWRPVRQPSGVYFARLTSGDRTAIQRMVLVR